The Chitinophaga pinensis DSM 2588 region ACCTTTGTTTCAAAAGCCCTTCCAGGGACAGGGCATGTACCTGACAATCGAAGTAGCAGATGTAGACAGTCTGTATGCCGCCATCAAAAAGAAAGGCATTCCGGTTAATATAGAGATCAGGAATGAAGCCTGGGGCGACCGCCACTTTGCTATCGAAGACCCTAATGGCGTAGGTATAGACATCGTACACTACCAGGCACCTGAAAAATAAAAAAGCACACCTGTCCTGGTAACTTTTAGGTTTCCTCAGCCGTTGAATATTTTTTATTATTTTAAGCCCGTTCCTGTCAACGGCAGGGGGAAATCAACCAACATCTATATCCAAGACACCGTGTGGTAATGAAGTATCTAAAACACCTGGTAATAACGGGTATCCTGTTATGTACTGTTCTTACATCCTATTCCAGCAGCCGCTCCTATTGCGATTCGCTTATCCAGCGGGGTATTGACTCCATGATGGCAAAGAAATTCGTCTCCGCTATTACCCTGCTGACAGAAGCACAGCATCAGTCTGCCGATAATCACTTGCCCAGACAATTGTTCCTGGCTACCAACAATATCGGTCTCACCTACTATTTCATGCTCGACTACGGTGAAGCCCTGCGGAACTACCTCGAAGCCTATAAAATAGCCATGGAAGAGAAAGATGCTACTCTGGAAATGACCGTCCTGAATAATATCGCCATTCTCTACTCCAAGGAAAAGAACTATGATAAAGCCCGGGAGTATTTCCTGAAAGCCTATACTATCGCCAAAGAGAAAAATGATAAGATAAGAATAGGCAACTACGCCCTGAACCTGGGCATTGTACACACAGAGATCAGGCAACTGGAAAAGGCAAGGGAATACCTGCGCGAATCAGCCAGCTATCTGCAAAACGACCCCAGAAGACTGATCAGCGCGCGTTATGCATATGCCCAGAACCAGTTCCAGGAAGAGCATACTACCGAAGCTGATCTCCTGAGTCTTGAACTCCTTAAAGTCGCCCGCGATTCCGGCTACAGAGATGAGCGCATCTCCCTGCTGACCCTGATCAGCTCCATCAAACTAAAACAGAACAATAGCACACTGGCACTGCAGTACGCCAACGAAGCGTTATCCCTCTCCCCCAACCTGGAGGAAAGAATAGAACTTTTCCAGACGCTGTCCGCGATCCATCTTAAAGACCATGCTTATGCACAGGCCATGGCCAGCAAGGATTCTGTGGTGTACTACCGGGATTCTATCAATACCGTTAAAAACGGACAGCAATTCGAAACCGGTAAACTGAAGTTCGAACTGCTCAACTCACAACACACCCTTTCCCTCAATAACGCACAACTCTCCAATCAGCGCCGCCTCTTGTACATCGCCCTGGCATTCATCGCGATTATCGTTACCTTTTTCATCTGGCTGATGCGGATTAAAGCAGCTGAAAACAAACAAAAAGCCATCCTCGCCGAACGGAGCCATCAGATTATGGCCCTGGAAATCGAAAATGAAAAAAGCCAGAAACTCCTGCTGGAAGAACAGCTAAAAGAAAAAGAAACAGCAGCCCTCCTGGAACAGGAACGGCTGAAAAATGAGATCGAAATACGGAACCGCAAACTCTCCGCAAAAGCCCTCTACCTTTCCGGCAGAAATGAACTGATAGACGATATCATTACGGCCATGTCAAAAATTCCGGATTTAAATAAAGACGGGGTAGTCGTAAAACACATCTCTCAACTCAAAAGCTACCTCCGTACCGATAGCGAATGGGACGATTTCAGCACCCATTTCCAGGAAGTCAACCAGGGATTCCTGAATGCACTCCGTGAAAATCATCCCAACCTGACCTCCAACGATGTCAGGTTCCTCTCTTACATATACATGAATTTAAATACCAAGGAGATCGCCTCCCTGTTAAACATCACACCGGAAGGTTGCCGGAAACGAAAGGAACGCATCACCAAAAAGATGCAGCTGGCAGAAAACACCTCCCTTTTTGAGTATTTATCAGGACTTTAAGCGGAATGTCACACTTTGTCCGGCCACTGTCCTGTTAATTACATAGGCGCTTTAAGAGAAGGGCGGTACTTTCACACAGCACCCAATCGACCAAAATTCATGAGAAAAATTTTACTCGTTCATCTCCTCCTCTTACTGTTTTTTTCAGCCAGCGCGCAACTCTCTTTTGAGTCAACCGGGGACTTCGGCAGACTCTGGGATGTTACACCCGACCCGTCCATACCCGACAGGATCTATGCGCGTACACTGAATAACCATATCCTGGTTTCAGATGACCGTGGTAAATCATGGACCATCTTCTATTCCTTTGAGAACAGCGCAACCGCTATCTCCCAGTTTAAATTCCTGCCCGGTCATAAAGCCTTCTCCGTGATAGCCACTGCACCTGAGATAAATGACAATGGTTTATATGTAATAGACATCGAAAGCAAAGAAATTGTCAGACATTTTGTCACACCCGACCAGGAAATGAAAGCCTTCGTAGTCAGCTATGATATCGCTGATGAAAATGCGAACAGGGTGGTTATTAACACCGCCTACAGAGATCCGGATACCTGGGCGCAGTTTACAGAAGTATACTTCACCAAAGATGCCGGTAAGAACTTCAGCACAATCTATTACAGTACTGAACATGATGGTGTGCATATCCTTAATAGCTTCTTCCATCCGGATGATCAGAAAAAGATCTATCTCGCAAGAGGTCTGGGCGCCCTGGGCGTAAACGGAGGTTTATATATCTCTGCGGATGAAGGACAACACTGGCGGGAAGTACTCGCCGGTAAAGGCGCCCTGAATGCCGTTGTCTTCCATCCTAAAAATCACAATGACTTCTTCCTATGCAGCTTTATCAACTTTGGAGAAGCCGCAGAAGGCGTATACCACACACAGGACAGCGGCCATACCTTCAGTCAGGTACCGGTTACTTTTACAGATCAGACACTTAATAATATCATTACCATTCAGTACGATCCCGGCAACCTGCAAAATATGTGGATGCTGGAAGAAAACGAGATCCTGAAAAGTACCGATGGCGGTCAACACTGGACATCCACCGTATTTGAATCAAGATCCCAGACATATGCCAGCGGTGTTTCCCTCGTCATCAATCCTAAAAACAGTAATGATATCCTCGTCTTCTCAGATGCCTGGCCACAACATTCCAAGGATGGCGGAAAGACATTCGAGAAACTGAAAACGCCTTCCTACCTGGTTAAAAGTACCGGACTGGCAGGCAGCGGCACAAACCAGCGGCTGTACTATTCCACCCAGGGTGGTTATATTGCCAGAAACCTGCACAGCGGCGCCGTAGTGATGCATGATACCTTACCCGTATACTCCTTTACCTACGAGAATTATTATGTAATACCCGACACCGCCATACAAGGCCGTGTGTTCTTCTTTAAACCCTGCGATGATTTTCTGAATCCCTCAGAACTGTATTTCAGTGATGATTATGGGACTACCGTAAAACGGCTGCCTTCTGATGACTATGCAACAGGCATCGATGGCATCAAACGCGATCCCAGTCATCAGGACCGTTACTGGGTATCCTATTCTTATTATAATGCGTTCTCCGCCCTCTTCAGACTGGACTTTGCAGATCGTGCCCAACCTGAACAGACACCGGTCGCAGCATCCGGCAATAGCCTGATCACAGACGTTTATATCCCTGAAGGAGACGGACAAACTATCTTCATTACAAGTGGCCATCGCGTATATATATCGACAGACGGCGGTATTACATGGGGAGAGAAATCCGAAGGACTGGAAGACCTGATTGAAGGCTACGATATGATCTGGGATATGGATACCAATCCTTTTAATAAAAAAGAAATGGTGATCGTTACGACGCTGGGTATCTACCAGACGACAGATGGTGGTGAGAACTGGAGCCGTACCCTGGACGCTACCGGTTTGAAGAAAATCTCTTTCTCCAATATCGTTGACGGCCACCTGTTAGGCGCATCTACTACTGATATTTTTGGTGATACCAGATTAGTTTTCAGTACCAACAAAGGAGCTAAATGGTCTGGCGTTCCTGCTTCCGGACTCGCTTATATCGCCTGCAACGCGTCTATGGATTTCCGCTTTTTTGCAGATCACGCAGATATCTATTTCGCCACTGCCGATCTGGGGGTAGTGAAATATCAGCTGACTAACCTGCTCACGCCACAGCTGGTCTTCCTCAACGCTTTCACAGGCCGCTTACGGGGACGCAATGCCTTCCTGGAATGGAGAACACAGAATGAAGAAGGATTGTTACATTACGAACTGGAAAGAAGCACCAACAACAAAGACTTCTCACTGATCAATACACAACAGGCCACCAATAGTAATGGCCGCTTCTACTATAACCACGAAGACCTGGATTTCTATGACCTGGCAGCAAAATCAGGCAATGTCTACTACCGGTTAAAACTGGTGAGTCAGGATAATTCCTTTGCCTATTCAGACACCGTAAAACTGAATGCCCGTGACATGTACATCTACCCGGTACCAGCTGCGGATGTGATCAACCTGCAGGTACAGGGAGTAACGGAGGCAACGAAGTTCAGGGTATTAATCGTGGATGTTTCCGGCAGACAATATTCCATCCAGCAATATAACATCCCAACAGGTCAGACAACGATCAACATGCCTATCAGCCGGCTGGCCGCTGGTGTTTATTTCATGCTGGTAGAAACCAAACCCGGAGGAGCTGTAAAGAAATTCAAGTTTGTAAAATTATAACTGTCCTGTTTTAATCCTGTCCTGAAACACAAAGCGTCCCGCTCCCAGCGGACGCTTTGTTATTTAAAACCGTCTTTATCATACCGGATAAAACCCGTACTTTCTCAACACCTTTTTCACTTTCACCGGATCTCCGAATACATAGCAGTGCCCATTGTTGCAGACAAAGTTGTCGCTTCTTTTTCTGCTGTAACTTTTTCGTTGGATGGCAAACAGGATAATACGCTCACCAAAACAGTGTTTAAAATAAAGATAGGCATATAGGATATATTGCTTGTATTTTATGATGTATGTTGCTGCATCAGCTCGTAAATATCACCGGCGTGCATCGTCAGCCGTTCGATCGTCAGGGTACCAACAAAACCAGCAGGATCTTTACAAGTCTCTTCCTGTCATTCCTGATGACAATAGCTTCCATGTACAGGGGATTTTCTCCTGCTAAACTATAAAAAAATTTCCCATATCATATGTTAACCCTTCTTTGAGCGCATCGCCTTCACCTGTTTCAGCGATCTGTCTTTCGCATACTGCTGATATTCATCTGATTCTACTGCATAGATCGCCATCCGGCCATCCGCATCAAAATGAGCACCCCAGCCATATCGTTTGGTTAAAGGAGAAGAACGGAAACAAGCCTGCCCTTTAGAAAAGAACTGCTCTCTTTCTACGTCAAACTCCTGCGTCCTCAGCTGACGTTTCGCAGCGTGCACGTGAAAAAGCACATCATCTGAAGTAAACTCGTACGGGTTATCAACCAACAACTCAAATTCTATATTAGCAATGGTCTTTTCTCCTCTGATAGGGGGTACTTCAGCTGTTTTAACGGGGCAGTCATCAGCCACTTCAATAAAAGTGTTGTAGTAATTGGTGGTCTTCATTTCATAAACTGTTTACAGGTCCCTTTGATATTATATTACCTAAAATATAAAAAATCCTGGTAACTTTTGTTACCAGGATCAGAAACTCTGCACAGAAAGTACATATTAATTATTTATCGTTCGTCTTACTTACACAGCCTGTCCGCTATATACTTTTTCAAGTTCCCCGTTTATATAACCTATCTCAGCTGTAGTCAGTTGTACGTTCATAGCAGCTGCATTCTGTACCGCCTGTTCTGCATTTCTCGCGCCCGCCAGCACAATACTAATACCCGGCTGCAAAGTCGTCCAGCGTAATACCAGCTGCGCCAGTGAAGCCTTTTTATTTTTCGCCAGTGGCGTAATGCTATCAAGGAATGCTTTTACTTTATCCGCAGAGAACTGGCCAAAATAACCATTTCTGTGATCGTCTGCCTTCAGTGCCGCATCACGGAAATATTTACCGGTCAGCAGCCCTCTTTCCAGCGGACTGTAAGCAATAATACCAATCTGATGTTCGATTGTATAAGGTACCAGGTCCTGCTCAATTCCCCTGTTCAGCATACTATAAGGTACCTGGTTGGAAGCCAGCTGTATTGTCTTCGCAGCTTCCTGCAGCTGCGCAAGACTGTAATTGCTCACACCAGCTGCACGGATTTTCCCCTGACGGATCAGTGTATCCAAAGCTTCCATCGTTTCATCGATAGGCGTAGTCGCATCCGGCCAGTGTAACTGTAACAGATCCACATAATCGGTACCCAGTCTTTTCAGACTCTCTTCCAGTTCC contains the following coding sequences:
- a CDS encoding T9SS type A sorting domain-containing protein, which codes for MRKILLVHLLLLLFFSASAQLSFESTGDFGRLWDVTPDPSIPDRIYARTLNNHILVSDDRGKSWTIFYSFENSATAISQFKFLPGHKAFSVIATAPEINDNGLYVIDIESKEIVRHFVTPDQEMKAFVVSYDIADENANRVVINTAYRDPDTWAQFTEVYFTKDAGKNFSTIYYSTEHDGVHILNSFFHPDDQKKIYLARGLGALGVNGGLYISADEGQHWREVLAGKGALNAVVFHPKNHNDFFLCSFINFGEAAEGVYHTQDSGHTFSQVPVTFTDQTLNNIITIQYDPGNLQNMWMLEENEILKSTDGGQHWTSTVFESRSQTYASGVSLVINPKNSNDILVFSDAWPQHSKDGGKTFEKLKTPSYLVKSTGLAGSGTNQRLYYSTQGGYIARNLHSGAVVMHDTLPVYSFTYENYYVIPDTAIQGRVFFFKPCDDFLNPSELYFSDDYGTTVKRLPSDDYATGIDGIKRDPSHQDRYWVSYSYYNAFSALFRLDFADRAQPEQTPVAASGNSLITDVYIPEGDGQTIFITSGHRVYISTDGGITWGEKSEGLEDLIEGYDMIWDMDTNPFNKKEMVIVTTLGIYQTTDGGENWSRTLDATGLKKISFSNIVDGHLLGASTTDIFGDTRLVFSTNKGAKWSGVPASGLAYIACNASMDFRFFADHADIYFATADLGVVKYQLTNLLTPQLVFLNAFTGRLRGRNAFLEWRTQNEEGLLHYELERSTNNKDFSLINTQQATNSNGRFYYNHEDLDFYDLAAKSGNVYYRLKLVSQDNSFAYSDTVKLNARDMYIYPVPAADVINLQVQGVTEATKFRVLIVDVSGRQYSIQQYNIPTGQTTINMPISRLAAGVYFMLVETKPGGAVKKFKFVKL
- a CDS encoding aldo/keto reductase, whose translation is MEYRKLGNTDLQLSTVTYGAFAIGGNMWGGNEKQDSIAAVHASLDQGVTTIDTAPFYGFGLSEELIGEAIKGKDRSKIQLLTKFGLVWDGSNQGKGEYFFDASADGKNIPVYKYASKANIIKELEESLKRLGTDYVDLLQLHWPDATTPIDETMEALDTLIRQGKIRAAGVSNYSLAQLQEAAKTIQLASNQVPYSMLNRGIEQDLVPYTIEHQIGIIAYSPLERGLLTGKYFRDAALKADDHRNGYFGQFSADKVKAFLDSITPLAKNKKASLAQLVLRWTTLQPGISIVLAGARNAEQAVQNAAAMNVQLTTAEIGYINGELEKVYSGQAV
- a CDS encoding tetratricopeptide repeat protein, translated to MKYLKHLVITGILLCTVLTSYSSSRSYCDSLIQRGIDSMMAKKFVSAITLLTEAQHQSADNHLPRQLFLATNNIGLTYYFMLDYGEALRNYLEAYKIAMEEKDATLEMTVLNNIAILYSKEKNYDKAREYFLKAYTIAKEKNDKIRIGNYALNLGIVHTEIRQLEKAREYLRESASYLQNDPRRLISARYAYAQNQFQEEHTTEADLLSLELLKVARDSGYRDERISLLTLISSIKLKQNNSTLALQYANEALSLSPNLEERIELFQTLSAIHLKDHAYAQAMASKDSVVYYRDSINTVKNGQQFETGKLKFELLNSQHTLSLNNAQLSNQRRLLYIALAFIAIIVTFFIWLMRIKAAENKQKAILAERSHQIMALEIENEKSQKLLLEEQLKEKETAALLEQERLKNEIEIRNRKLSAKALYLSGRNELIDDIITAMSKIPDLNKDGVVVKHISQLKSYLRTDSEWDDFSTHFQEVNQGFLNALRENHPNLTSNDVRFLSYIYMNLNTKEIASLLNITPEGCRKRKERITKKMQLAENTSLFEYLSGL
- a CDS encoding DUF6157 family protein, with the protein product MKTTNYYNTFIEVADDCPVKTAEVPPIRGEKTIANIEFELLVDNPYEFTSDDVLFHVHAAKRQLRTQEFDVEREQFFSKGQACFRSSPLTKRYGWGAHFDADGRMAIYAVESDEYQQYAKDRSLKQVKAMRSKKG